The following are encoded in a window of Bradyrhizobium sp. WBOS07 genomic DNA:
- a CDS encoding IS5 family transposase, which yields MPWTKAARIKYQRSGLRYASDLTDAEWALIARKMPLRRRLGRPRKVDLREIVQAIFYVLSSGCQWRALPKEFPPYSTVQGYFYAWRDTGRWQQIVDALVRKERRESGRKPTPTAAVIDSQTASTTEAGGPRGFDAGKRLHGRKRHIVTDTDGHMLAAYVHPANIQDVHGAVPLLKDLRGRFPRLKHVFADRIYRGKQLVNALLDCGPWTIEIVERPHGVKGFQLLPRRWVVERTFAWLGRCRRLSKDFEGSAATELAWLLVAHLRLLTRRLASPRHVF from the coding sequence ATGCCGTGGACCAAAGCCGCTCGTATCAAGTATCAGCGCAGTGGCCTGCGTTACGCAAGCGATCTGACCGATGCGGAGTGGGCGCTGATCGCCCGGAAGATGCCGCTGCGACGGCGATTGGGCCGGCCGCGGAAGGTCGATCTGCGCGAGATCGTACAGGCGATTTTCTATGTCCTGTCGAGCGGCTGCCAATGGCGCGCCTTGCCGAAGGAGTTCCCGCCTTACTCGACGGTACAGGGCTATTTTTACGCTTGGCGCGACACGGGTAGATGGCAGCAGATCGTCGATGCTTTGGTTCGGAAGGAGCGCCGGGAATCCGGACGAAAGCCCACACCGACAGCTGCCGTCATCGATAGCCAGACTGCCTCGACGACGGAGGCTGGCGGACCACGCGGGTTCGACGCCGGCAAGCGCCTCCACGGGCGCAAGCGCCATATCGTGACTGACACCGACGGCCACATGCTGGCTGCATATGTTCATCCTGCCAACATTCAGGATGTCCACGGCGCCGTTCCCCTGTTGAAGGACTTGCGAGGTCGCTTCCCAAGGCTCAAGCATGTCTTTGCTGACCGGATTTATCGCGGCAAACAGCTCGTCAACGCACTCTTAGACTGCGGGCCGTGGACGATCGAGATCGTCGAGCGACCGCACGGGGTTAAAGGCTTCCAGCTCCTGCCCAGGCGCTGGGTTGTCGAGCGCACCTTTGCATGGCTCGGCAGATGCAGGCGCCTCTCCAAAGACTTCGAAGGGTCTGCCGCCACCGAGCTCGCTTGGCTGCTCGTCGCCCATCTGAGGCTCCTAACTCGCCGCCTAGCTAGCCCAAGACATGTATTTTGA